The Mucilaginibacter mallensis genome has a segment encoding these proteins:
- a CDS encoding helix-turn-helix domain-containing protein, giving the protein MKMCRVSLYKKLKMLTGKSPVEFIQAIRMQKAAHLLESTEMKINKVASEVGFEAPQYFAKLFKKEYDILSSAYVLFIRKAKTQGNIKYYGLACA; this is encoded by the coding sequence ATGAAAATGTGCCGGGTATCGCTGTATAAGAAACTTAAAATGCTTACCGGTAAATCGCCTGTAGAATTTATACAGGCAATCCGCATGCAGAAAGCTGCCCATTTACTCGAAAGTACAGAAATGAAAATTAACAAGGTAGCAAGCGAAGTTGGGTTTGAAGCACCTCAATATTTCGCAAAGCTCTTTAAAAAGGAATACGATATCCTCTCCTCTGCTTACGTTCTTTTTATCCGTAAGGCTAAAACCCAGGGTAATATTAAATACTATGGGCTGGCCTGCGCCTAA
- a CDS encoding cellulase family glycosylhydrolase, whose translation MKMIKKIGTVYKIAAICIAVLFVVSCKKNGISAAQLTQANVTDTIPMVGGTKMLTFNSNAAWSIDTAGFGWLQLSQTSGGSGNTVITLTGKANKSGASRSLQLVLNATNGQTRNITVWQDVIIYPSYNTSAIAADVTGMGSTAMQIANNITYGWNFYNTMEAPGGETGWGNPPITQQQFDLLKANGVNAVRIPIRYDGTVANGGHIINTATAQIDPAWLARIQQVVQYAINDGMYVTINIHYDPGTTLTGAAQDTANAKHRAYWEQIATAMRDFDEHLMFASLNETSAVDVPSTVTLMRYHQSFINAVRSTGGKNVYRTLVIQSPSASIDAANSLLNPSNVYKTPSLPTDITHNRMMLEFHYYSPSQYCILGGNDNTAVPQDASWGKELYFWGNRNTYSVNGTYTNYHTTNPLFLDRNCTSANEEGYVDSIMHTVKVRFADKGIPLFMGEYAPNDHFARLTGYPADSLKSRASETHFTAYVAQQAKANGVIPYLWAGIFNRPTIMANGSSTGVASGPAVVGDQVTLDSVKAAVNKGIAAYGQGVPFK comes from the coding sequence ATGAAAATGATAAAAAAAATAGGAACTGTATACAAAATTGCTGCAATATGTATCGCGGTTTTATTTGTTGTTTCCTGCAAGAAAAACGGTATAAGTGCAGCGCAACTTACACAGGCTAATGTTACGGATACCATACCGATGGTTGGTGGAACTAAAATGCTAACATTTAATTCGAATGCCGCCTGGAGTATCGATACTGCTGGTTTTGGATGGCTGCAATTAAGTCAAACATCGGGTGGTAGCGGTAATACTGTCATTACTTTAACAGGTAAGGCTAACAAATCGGGCGCAAGCCGTTCATTGCAATTAGTTTTAAATGCGACTAACGGTCAGACCCGGAATATCACCGTGTGGCAGGATGTCATTATTTATCCATCCTACAATACATCGGCCATAGCAGCTGATGTAACTGGCATGGGTAGTACTGCTATGCAAATAGCTAATAATATTACTTACGGTTGGAATTTCTATAATACTATGGAAGCACCTGGTGGAGAAACCGGATGGGGAAACCCGCCAATTACCCAGCAACAGTTTGATTTGCTAAAAGCAAATGGTGTAAATGCTGTAAGGATACCTATTCGTTACGATGGGACTGTAGCGAACGGTGGACATATAATAAACACTGCAACTGCCCAAATAGACCCAGCCTGGCTTGCCCGCATTCAACAGGTGGTTCAATATGCTATTAACGATGGTATGTATGTAACCATTAATATTCATTATGATCCCGGAACTACGCTTACCGGTGCTGCACAGGATACCGCTAATGCTAAGCATAGGGCATATTGGGAGCAAATAGCTACAGCTATGCGCGATTTTGACGAGCATCTGATGTTTGCCAGCCTCAACGAAACCAGCGCTGTCGATGTACCCTCAACTGTTACCTTAATGCGTTATCACCAATCGTTTATTAACGCGGTGCGCAGTACTGGTGGTAAAAATGTTTATCGTACTTTAGTTATTCAGTCACCTTCTGCATCAATAGATGCAGCTAACTCATTACTCAATCCGTCTAACGTGTATAAAACACCTTCGCTACCTACCGATATTACACATAATAGAATGATGCTTGAGTTCCACTATTATAGCCCGTCGCAGTATTGCATATTGGGGGGTAACGATAACACAGCGGTACCTCAAGACGCAAGCTGGGGCAAAGAGCTGTATTTTTGGGGGAACAGGAATACGTATTCTGTAAACGGCACGTATACTAACTATCATACCACAAACCCACTCTTCCTGGATCGCAATTGCACATCTGCGAATGAAGAAGGTTATGTAGATTCTATAATGCACACGGTGAAAGTAAGATTTGCTGATAAGGGTATCCCATTGTTTATGGGCGAATATGCGCCGAATGATCACTTTGCAAGATTAACGGGGTATCCGGCAGATTCGTTAAAATCAAGAGCATCTGAAACGCATTTCACTGCTTATGTTGCACAACAGGCCAAGGCAAATGGCGTAATACCGTATTTATGGGCAGGTATATTTAACCGGCCAACTATCATGGCCAACGGATCCTCGACCGGAGTAGCGTCTGGGCCCGCAGTTGTAGGAGACCAGGTCACACTGGATTCTGTAAAAGCTGCCGTAAATAAAGGTATAGCTGCTTATGGACAAGGCGTACCGTTTAAATAG
- a CDS encoding glycan-binding surface protein, with protein sequence MKKKSLIGSCLLALFLAMVALFPACKKNNEGAPSISDVRQYVASPGDTVLSTGNPNTSPNLYGNGGNYVVIQGINLQNATEIDFDGVAANFNPALINSNNAVVPIPTINYTTIDAAKLYSITYKTKAGSTTFLFKLGPLPPTISSISNVFANPGDSVYLYGKNLVLVQQFVYGGTKISSFNSSPDGTALGFLMPAATPTTQIIVTTKSGTVLDTIRATPTITGISNEDAAPGDSVYITGTYFQSSQSLVFGGTTITSFKVSKDLKTIAFVMPALTSSQNGGPLSVTTKFGTATTVFNVEDFVDGVFQNWDNVNTYPWGLSNTSNSDFPGNTGWYGELYNTQSGGQPLGPYNSSWYNGGQGINMGGSQWVPTANISSSPANYAVKFELYVPKSTPWIYGDIYVAENYSFTYISRYTPWINKAGTITPYYTDGWQTVTLPLSSFATNNGKGTPVPSISALLGSSGNTGMNIWFLNDSSVTVKSYSLAIDNIRVVKIK encoded by the coding sequence ATGAAAAAGAAATCATTAATTGGCTCGTGTTTATTGGCGCTCTTCCTTGCGATGGTGGCTTTATTCCCTGCCTGTAAAAAGAATAACGAAGGAGCCCCCTCTATTTCAGATGTAAGGCAATACGTTGCGTCGCCTGGCGATACTGTTTTGAGTACTGGTAATCCTAATACAAGTCCTAACCTATATGGAAATGGTGGTAATTATGTGGTTATACAGGGGATCAATTTGCAAAATGCCACCGAAATTGATTTTGACGGCGTTGCTGCCAACTTTAACCCTGCTTTAATTAACTCGAACAACGCGGTGGTACCAATACCAACAATTAACTATACAACGATTGATGCTGCTAAACTTTATAGCATTACTTATAAAACTAAAGCAGGCTCAACAACGTTTTTGTTTAAATTAGGGCCTCTGCCTCCAACTATTAGTTCTATATCGAACGTATTTGCCAACCCTGGTGATTCGGTTTATCTTTATGGTAAAAATTTAGTGTTGGTTCAACAGTTTGTATATGGGGGAACCAAGATTTCATCGTTTAATTCAAGTCCTGATGGAACTGCCCTTGGTTTTCTTATGCCAGCAGCAACACCCACCACTCAAATAATAGTAACCACCAAGAGTGGTACTGTTTTAGATACAATAAGGGCCACACCAACTATTACCGGTATTTCCAACGAAGATGCAGCGCCGGGCGATTCCGTTTATATTACCGGTACTTATTTTCAAAGCAGTCAGTCGCTGGTGTTTGGTGGTACTACAATTACTTCCTTTAAGGTATCAAAAGATTTGAAAACAATTGCTTTTGTTATGCCTGCACTAACAAGCTCACAAAACGGCGGGCCATTATCTGTTACTACAAAGTTTGGTACAGCTACTACTGTTTTCAATGTTGAAGACTTTGTTGATGGCGTGTTTCAAAATTGGGACAATGTTAACACTTATCCATGGGGGCTTAGCAACACATCAAACAGCGACTTTCCGGGCAACACTGGTTGGTATGGCGAACTGTATAACACCCAAAGCGGTGGTCAACCTTTGGGTCCGTACAATAGTAGCTGGTACAATGGTGGCCAGGGAATAAATATGGGCGGTTCACAATGGGTACCTACTGCTAATATTTCAAGTAGTCCTGCTAATTATGCGGTTAAATTTGAATTATATGTGCCCAAATCCACACCGTGGATTTATGGGGATATTTACGTAGCAGAAAATTATAGCTTTACGTATATCTCCCGTTACACGCCTTGGATAAACAAAGCGGGTACAATAACCCCATATTATACAGATGGCTGGCAAACTGTGACTTTACCATTGTCGAGTTTTGCAACAAATAATGGCAAAGGCACACCAGTACCATCAATTTCAGCATTGCTTGGCTCAAGTGGTAACACAGGTATGAATATCTGGTTTCTAAATGATAGCTCAGTTACCGTAAAATCTTATTCTTTGGCAATAGATAATATTCGTGTTGTAAAAATTAAATAA
- a CDS encoding RagB/SusD family nutrient uptake outer membrane protein, with protein sequence MKRINKIIAILLLGATVVGCKKSFLDRPSTTLISSENFYKTQADLRLATANLYGGSPWWQWQQPWLLLGDALPGTAFYTYNGDIMQLYSRTITSQNSVVLSGWTGLYNVIGQCNTVISAINQSASGSLSPAIKNQAIAEARFIRAMAYYHLAVYWGAVPIVTDNSVLVSNALLNRNTVADVYKFITIDLTFAAQNLPLKDQAGRVTTWSAQGLLGKVYLTMSGWGSTNGMRNQALLDSAAKYAGNVCKNSGLALFASYYDLFKVQNNNNPEDLFSLQWAPGVGYGYGNVLETYYSPSALINFGASGGWETLQPTWDLYMMYSAKDTVRRKATIMRTGDHYPELDMADGGFTAGGNCMKKHIVGNNADNNSPTATVWSSPEDFAMLRLADVYLVYAEAILGNNTSTTNADALTYFNMVRKRAGVDPALILTADTIRRERRVELAFEGQYWIDLVRWSYYQPAAAVAFLNAQDANHDRQPFTYDPKTGIATRDTTAAPSATPATINSYTLQIPASELSTDPKLAAAPVPYY encoded by the coding sequence ATGAAACGGATTAATAAAATTATAGCTATATTATTATTGGGTGCGACGGTAGTCGGATGCAAAAAGAGCTTTTTGGATCGCCCTTCTACCACCCTGATTAGCTCTGAGAATTTTTACAAAACCCAAGCCGATTTGCGGCTGGCAACCGCGAACCTATATGGCGGCTCCCCCTGGTGGCAATGGCAGCAACCCTGGTTACTTTTAGGCGATGCTTTGCCAGGAACAGCCTTTTACACCTATAATGGTGATATAATGCAGCTTTATTCACGTACAATTACATCGCAAAATAGTGTTGTATTGAGTGGCTGGACAGGTTTGTACAATGTTATTGGCCAGTGTAATACGGTTATTAGTGCCATAAACCAATCAGCCTCTGGTTCTTTATCGCCCGCAATCAAAAACCAGGCCATTGCCGAAGCAAGGTTTATCCGCGCCATGGCTTATTATCATTTGGCGGTTTATTGGGGTGCCGTGCCTATTGTTACGGATAACTCCGTATTGGTAAGTAATGCTTTGCTTAACCGTAATACTGTTGCGGATGTTTATAAATTTATAACCATCGATCTCACTTTTGCGGCGCAAAACCTTCCTCTTAAAGATCAGGCAGGCCGGGTGACTACCTGGTCGGCGCAAGGCTTACTGGGCAAAGTTTATTTAACCATGTCGGGTTGGGGCTCAACAAATGGCATGCGCAACCAGGCATTGCTGGACAGTGCCGCGAAATACGCAGGCAATGTGTGTAAAAATAGCGGGTTAGCACTGTTTGCCAGCTATTATGACCTTTTCAAGGTGCAAAACAACAATAACCCCGAAGATTTATTTTCGCTTCAATGGGCCCCGGGTGTGGGTTACGGATATGGTAATGTTTTGGAAACCTATTATTCGCCCAGTGCCCTTATAAATTTTGGGGCCAGTGGCGGATGGGAGACCTTGCAGCCAACCTGGGATTTGTATATGATGTACTCGGCTAAAGATACCGTGCGGCGCAAAGCTACCATTATGAGAACCGGAGATCATTATCCGGAATTGGATATGGCAGATGGTGGTTTTACAGCAGGCGGAAACTGTATGAAAAAACATATTGTAGGCAACAATGCAGATAACAACTCGCCAACAGCTACGGTGTGGTCATCCCCAGAGGACTTCGCGATGCTGAGGTTGGCCGATGTATATTTGGTTTATGCCGAAGCGATTTTGGGCAACAATACTTCCACCACCAATGCCGATGCCCTAACTTATTTTAATATGGTTCGCAAAAGAGCCGGTGTAGACCCTGCCCTAATCTTAACTGCCGATACTATACGTAGGGAAAGAAGGGTTGAGTTGGCTTTTGAAGGTCAATATTGGATAGATTTGGTTAGGTGGTCTTATTATCAGCCGGCTGCAGCTGTTGCATTTCTTAATGCCCAGGATGCCAATCATGATCGGCAGCCGTTTACTTATGATCCTAAAACGGGTATAGCTACAAGGGATACTACTGCTGCCCCTTCTGCTACTCCGGCAACCATCAATTCATATACATTGCAAATTCCGGCGTCGGAGTTATCAACCGACCCGAAATTGGCGGCGGCACCAGTTCCTTATTATTAA
- a CDS encoding SusC/RagA family TonB-linked outer membrane protein translates to MRYCISLFIASMLLCLSGYAQTIGISGKVTTSEKSEPIPGVTIRIKGSETAVASVTDGTYKIMAKPGDILVFSFLGYERQEITVKNNNTINVKLNPTSSDLNEVVVIGYGKIPKKDLTGSVSSIKGTDLRQTQPTTFDQALQGKVAGVVIQQISGQPGGGVSIQIRGVSSITGSNSPLVVIDGVLIPPSSDPGNGGNPLNSINPADIETIDVLKDASATAIYGSQATNGVIVITTKRGKIGAPTITYDGYTEQQLRPKELPTMNLQQYATVINARSAVWGFTTDAAELANPQYLGAGTDWQKALFQNAPEQSHTLTISGGNEKNLYLISSTYFNQQGIVAGSDFTRYSVRVNLDNKPADWLKMGTSLQLIHSKQNQNTTANGGISNVLSETPNIPVQYPNGSYGGNTNTQGWVSSVANPVAISLITTNNQTRNQVFANQYFEIKFTKDLSFRTEASGNFDFNGNNTFSPTYNFGTSVNGTNGGGQGLSEDISWTFRNFLTYDHNFNKLKINVLAGHEATSDWNESVSANRTNFPSNDVISVSAGDPVSATNSGNIGLGGSTESYFSRLNLSWDDKYLITGNIRNDGSSNFPANNRWALTYSGAFAWKINNEVFFKNVKQISELKLRLSYGLTNNQNVPGNSYVGLLSTQVNGLGTTEFQTQLPNPKIKWEQTDYYDAGLDASFFNGRFSLTFDVYDRITNGLLLKEPLPIYSGTTTGYSPGAMSAPYANVGSMRNSGFDFQISSTNIRSKDFYWRSDFTLSRNVNKVLSLGNGGSDASLSVTDGGSGQVAEKTVVGQPIGEFYGYVFDGVFATPKDFQTHALPANQAGVPYPISPNAGGIWYGDRMYKDLNGDGIVDSRDETFLGSPIPKFQYGIGNTVTYKKFELNIFFTGDYGNKVYNEVSESHTDPTQTTAWFTSVLNYSRLAMINPNGSASDVNNVYVTNPNTNIVSLRNDNTNENNRPSSIYIQNGSFLKCKNITLSYNMTDGILSRIHVHSMRVYANVTNVFTITKYVGMDPEIGSWNPLQAGWDQGYYPQPRGFTIGANITLDK, encoded by the coding sequence ATGAGATACTGTATTTCGTTATTTATAGCAAGCATGTTGCTATGTCTTTCAGGATATGCGCAAACCATCGGTATCTCCGGAAAGGTAACAACCTCTGAAAAATCAGAACCGATTCCTGGAGTAACCATCAGAATTAAAGGCTCAGAAACCGCAGTTGCATCCGTTACTGATGGTACTTATAAAATAATGGCAAAGCCGGGAGATATACTCGTCTTTAGCTTTTTAGGTTATGAACGCCAGGAAATAACGGTTAAAAACAACAACACAATTAACGTTAAACTAAATCCTACATCCAGCGATTTAAACGAAGTGGTTGTTATTGGTTATGGTAAGATTCCGAAAAAAGATCTTACCGGTTCCGTTAGCTCAATAAAGGGAACAGACTTGCGCCAAACACAGCCAACTACTTTTGACCAGGCATTGCAGGGAAAAGTTGCAGGTGTTGTGATACAACAAATATCAGGGCAACCTGGTGGTGGCGTATCTATTCAAATACGTGGTGTATCGTCAATAACCGGCTCTAATTCGCCATTAGTTGTAATAGATGGTGTTCTTATTCCTCCATCTAGCGACCCTGGGAATGGCGGCAACCCATTAAATTCCATTAACCCTGCCGATATAGAAACCATAGACGTATTGAAAGATGCATCTGCAACTGCCATATATGGTTCGCAGGCAACCAATGGCGTTATCGTTATTACTACAAAAAGAGGTAAAATTGGAGCACCAACCATAACTTACGATGGCTATACCGAACAGCAGTTGAGGCCAAAGGAACTCCCTACCATGAACCTGCAGCAGTATGCCACTGTAATAAATGCCCGTTCTGCAGTATGGGGTTTCACCACTGATGCTGCAGAACTTGCCAATCCACAATATTTAGGTGCGGGTACCGACTGGCAAAAAGCATTATTTCAGAACGCACCGGAGCAAAGCCATACCCTAACCATAAGTGGTGGTAATGAAAAGAACCTATATTTAATATCAAGCACTTATTTCAATCAGCAAGGTATTGTGGCCGGTTCCGATTTCACCAGATACTCTGTACGGGTGAACCTGGACAATAAACCCGCCGATTGGCTAAAAATGGGAACCAGCCTTCAGTTAATACACAGCAAGCAAAATCAAAATACTACAGCCAACGGCGGAATAAGCAATGTATTAAGCGAGACACCCAATATTCCGGTACAATATCCCAATGGTTCCTATGGTGGCAATACCAACACACAAGGTTGGGTGAGTTCTGTTGCAAATCCTGTAGCTATTTCCTTAATTACAACAAATAATCAAACAAGAAATCAAGTATTTGCCAACCAGTATTTCGAAATAAAATTCACTAAAGACCTCTCATTCCGCACGGAAGCATCGGGTAATTTCGATTTTAATGGCAATAATACTTTTAGCCCAACTTATAATTTTGGTACATCTGTTAATGGTACCAACGGTGGAGGCCAAGGCCTGTCGGAAGATATTAGCTGGACATTCCGCAATTTTTTAACTTATGACCACAATTTCAATAAATTAAAAATCAACGTATTGGCAGGGCACGAAGCGACTTCGGATTGGAATGAAAGTGTTAGTGCCAACCGTACAAATTTCCCTTCAAACGATGTTATATCTGTTAGTGCCGGCGATCCTGTCTCGGCTACAAACTCAGGCAATATTGGTCTCGGTGGTTCAACGGAATCTTATTTCAGCCGCCTTAATTTATCATGGGACGATAAATACCTGATCACTGGTAACATACGTAACGATGGTTCTTCTAATTTTCCAGCCAACAATCGCTGGGCTCTTACCTATTCAGGTGCATTTGCCTGGAAAATTAATAACGAAGTTTTTTTTAAAAATGTAAAACAGATAAGTGAGTTGAAACTGAGGCTTAGTTACGGGCTTACCAACAACCAAAACGTACCGGGCAATTCTTATGTGGGGTTGCTTTCAACTCAGGTTAATGGTTTAGGTACTACAGAGTTTCAAACCCAGTTGCCAAACCCCAAAATAAAATGGGAGCAAACAGATTATTACGATGCCGGACTTGACGCGTCTTTTTTCAACGGCCGTTTCAGCCTTACGTTCGATGTTTATGACCGCATAACAAACGGACTTTTATTGAAAGAGCCGCTTCCAATATATTCTGGTACTACCACCGGTTATTCGCCGGGGGCCATGTCAGCCCCTTATGCCAACGTAGGTTCTATGCGAAATAGCGGGTTCGACTTCCAGATCAGCTCTACCAATATTAGAAGTAAAGATTTTTACTGGAGAAGCGATTTTACCTTATCGCGCAACGTTAATAAAGTGCTTAGTTTAGGTAATGGCGGATCTGATGCCAGCTTATCAGTAACAGATGGTGGCAGTGGCCAGGTGGCCGAAAAAACGGTTGTAGGCCAGCCAATTGGTGAGTTTTACGGCTATGTTTTCGATGGCGTGTTTGCAACTCCCAAAGATTTTCAAACACATGCCCTGCCTGCTAATCAGGCTGGTGTGCCTTATCCAATTAGTCCAAATGCTGGTGGTATCTGGTATGGAGACCGTATGTACAAAGATTTGAATGGGGATGGTATCGTCGACTCAAGAGATGAAACTTTTTTAGGTTCGCCAATCCCGAAATTTCAGTATGGTATCGGTAACACAGTTACCTACAAAAAATTCGAGCTGAATATTTTCTTTACTGGTGACTATGGCAACAAAGTCTACAATGAAGTATCGGAAAGCCATACCGACCCAACACAAACCACTGCCTGGTTTACATCGGTATTAAATTACTCGCGGTTGGCTATGATAAACCCCAATGGCTCTGCATCCGATGTTAACAATGTGTATGTTACCAATCCGAATACAAATATTGTGAGTTTGAGAAATGATAATACCAACGAAAACAACCGCCCTTCTAGTATATATATACAAAATGGTTCATTCCTGAAGTGTAAAAATATTACCCTGAGTTACAATATGACAGATGGTATTTTGAGTAGAATACACGTACACTCTATGCGGGTATATGCTAATGTAACTAATGTGTTTACCATTACGAAATATGTGGGTATGGATCCGGAAATTGGTTCATGGAACCCGCTTCAAGCAGGTTGGGACCAAGGTTACTATCCTCAGCCACGTGGATTTACTATTGGTGCAAATATAACTCTTGACAAATAA